DNA from Nevskiales bacterium:
GTCGGCGACCAGCTCGACGATCTCCAGCGGCACGCGCAGCGTCTCGGCGGCGACCTGCCGCAGCGCCAGATGCGCCCCCTGCCCGACATCGGCAGCGCCACAGCGCACCACCACGCGCTCGATGTCGCCGCCGCCGTGCAATTCGACCACCGCAGTCGCCTGCTCGGGGAAGCCGAAGCTGTAGCCGATGTTCTTGATGCCGCAGGCAAAGCCGATCCCCCGACGGAAATGAGAGCGTGGCGTTTGGAGCCTGGAGAGAGCATCGCTTCCTATCTCCGATCGCTCAGCTCTCATCTCTTCTCTCTTCCAGCCGTCCTCGGTCTTGGCCCAGCCGGCCTCCAGGGCACAGCGTTCCAGCACCTGCGGCGCCGAGACACCACGCGGCAGCGGGGTCTGGGTCGCCTGGATGCTGCCCTCGCGGTAGATGTTGCGCGCGCGGAGTTCGACGCGGTCCATCCCCAGCGCCTCGGCCAGGCGCGCCACCATCTGCTCGGCCGCGAACTGCGCCTGCGGCGCGCCGAAGCCACGAAACGCGCCGGTCGGCAGGTTGTTGGTGTAGACCGCATACGCATCGGCACTGATGTTCTCGACCTCGTAGCAGCCGGCGGCGTACAGCGCGGCGTTGTTGAGCACCTCGGCGCTGGTCGAGGCGTACGCTCCGCCGTCGGCCACGCACTCGGCCTCGACGGCGATGATCCGCCCGTCGCGGGTGGCACCCCAGCGCTCGCGAAAGCGCATCGGATGGCGCTTGGTGTGGCCGATGATCGACTCCTCGCGCGTCCAGGTGATCTTCACCGGGCGGCGCAGCTTCCAGGCTGCCAGAGCGAGCACGATCTGGACGCTGATATCCTCGCGCCCGCCGAAAGCCCCGCCGATCGCGGCGTAGACAACCCGCACCTGCTCCTCGTCCAGCCCCAGCGCGTGCGCGATCTGCCGGCGATCCTCGTGCGCCCACTGGCCGGCCGTCTCGACCACCAGCTTGCCGGCAGCGTCGATGTAGGCCAGGCCGGCTTCCGGCTGCAGGTAGGCGTGCTCCTGCCAGGGCGTCTGGAACTCGCCCTCGACCACCACGTCGGCCCGCGCCAGCGCCGCCGCAGCGTCGCCTTTGCGGATACGCACGTGCCGGATAATGTTCGTCCCGCGGGCCGGGTGGATCAGCGGCGCGTCAGGCCGCAGCGCCGCCAGCGGATCGCTCAGCACCGGCAGGTCCTCGTACGCCACATCGATCAGCGCACACCCGGCGCGCGCCGCGCGTTCGCTCTCGGCGACCACCAGCGCAACTTTGTCGCCAACGAAGCGCACCACATCACCACACAGCACCGGCTGGTCGTTCGCGATCAGCCCGAACTCGTTGCGCGGCACGTCGGCGGCCGTCAGCACCGCCACCACGCCGGGG
Protein-coding regions in this window:
- a CDS encoding xanthine dehydrogenase family protein molybdopterin-binding subunit, which translates into the protein MTYHSIIGTSPPRHDALAKVSGAARYPGDLTMPGTLQMAVLFARRPHARIVRLDPSRALAHPGVVAVLTAADVPRNEFGLIANDQPVLCGDVVRFVGDKVALVVAESERAARAGCALIDVAYEDLPVLSDPLAALRPDAPLIHPARGTNIIRHVRIRKGDAAAALARADVVVEGEFQTPWQEHAYLQPEAGLAYIDAAGKLVVETAGQWAHEDRRQIAHALGLDEEQVRVVYAAIGGAFGGREDISVQIVLALAAWKLRRPVKITWTREESIIGHTKRHPMRFRERWGATRDGRIIAVEAECVADGGAYASTSAEVLNNAALYAAGCYEVENISADAYAVYTNNLPTGAFRGFGAPQAQFAAEQMVARLAEALGMDRVELRARNIYREGSIQATQTPLPRGVSAPQVLERCALEAGWAKTEDGWKREEMRAERSEIGSDALSRLQTPRSHFRRGIGFACGIKNIGYSFGFPEQATAVVELHGGGDIERVVVRCGAADVGQGAHLALRQVAAETLRVPLEIVELVAD